Proteins encoded by one window of Maridesulfovibrio bastinii DSM 16055:
- a CDS encoding TolC family protein yields the protein MKYSYLAILLMLGLICLPTVSSAQTASNSTADVSTVSISNATAQVPQAVTPDEEKATRILTLEKCVQIGLRQNPTIVSARRQLLSSDSNVKSARGNFGASVDMSYGYRHQNKQPKLMGVNSDYQDKWSMGINISQPIFTGFNLLSNYQKAKIQREQDEARLYQAELSLIQEIQTSFLTLLQGRMDVKSKQDSVARLESQLKVIEAFYQVGLRPRVDVLQAEVELASAQQDLLKSQNDVSSRHARLNTLLNLPIDENINYSGELTYLPFSRSLDDCISTADKDRPDLRIAKKSIKVAEEDVDISESDYYPHVSADFDYNRAGGDPLTDTNRYTKNPESWSAGATVNWNVFSWGSTYYDVKRAKEQVKKIKADFENTRLEASYEIKDNLLSLKAAADRIGVGRKSVEAGREGYRMAMARYQAQVSTNNEVLNAQSRLSGSEAELIQALADYQVALARLYVAMGVKNPSLKTN from the coding sequence CTTGGTTTAATTTGTCTGCCCACAGTATCATCTGCACAAACTGCTTCCAATTCCACCGCTGACGTTTCTACAGTCAGTATTTCGAATGCGACAGCTCAAGTTCCTCAGGCGGTTACTCCTGATGAAGAGAAAGCTACACGCATTCTGACTTTGGAAAAATGTGTCCAGATAGGTCTCAGGCAGAATCCTACAATAGTTTCAGCCCGCAGACAGCTGTTGTCTTCAGATAGTAATGTAAAATCAGCCCGTGGTAATTTCGGGGCTTCAGTTGACATGAGCTATGGCTATCGTCACCAGAATAAACAGCCTAAGCTTATGGGAGTCAACTCGGATTATCAGGATAAATGGAGCATGGGTATAAATATTTCCCAGCCTATTTTTACCGGTTTCAACCTCCTTTCCAATTACCAGAAAGCTAAAATCCAGCGTGAGCAGGATGAAGCAAGGCTTTATCAGGCTGAACTGTCACTTATTCAGGAAATTCAGACTTCTTTTCTGACTCTGCTTCAGGGACGCATGGATGTTAAGAGTAAACAGGATTCTGTTGCCCGTCTTGAATCCCAGCTAAAAGTTATTGAAGCTTTTTATCAGGTTGGTCTTCGTCCTAGAGTAGACGTGCTTCAGGCAGAGGTCGAGCTGGCTTCAGCTCAGCAGGATTTGTTGAAATCGCAGAATGATGTTTCATCAAGGCATGCAAGGCTGAATACCCTTTTAAATCTGCCGATAGATGAGAACATCAACTATAGTGGAGAACTTACATATCTTCCGTTCTCCCGTTCGCTTGATGATTGCATCAGCACTGCGGATAAAGACCGCCCCGATTTACGCATTGCCAAAAAATCAATAAAAGTTGCTGAAGAAGATGTTGATATCTCAGAAAGTGACTATTATCCTCATGTCTCAGCAGATTTTGATTACAACCGGGCCGGCGGTGATCCTTTAACAGACACAAACAGGTACACTAAAAACCCGGAAAGCTGGTCAGCCGGCGCAACTGTAAACTGGAATGTTTTCAGCTGGGGAAGTACTTATTACGATGTTAAAAGAGCCAAAGAGCAGGTTAAGAAAATCAAAGCTGACTTTGAAAATACAAGATTGGAAGCTTCGTACGAAATAAAAGATAACCTTTTGAGCCTTAAGGCCGCTGCGGACCGTATCGGTGTAGGCAGAAAATCAGTTGAAGCCGGACGTGAAGGTTATAGAATGGCTATGGCCAGATATCAGGCTCAGGTCAGCACTAACAACGAAGTATTGAATGCTCAATCCAGATTGAGTGGTAGTGAGGCTGAATTAATTCAGGCTCTAGCCGACTATCAGGTTGCTTTAGCAAGGCTTTATGTTGCCATGGGCGTGAAAAATCCGTCATTGAAAACAAATTAG
- a CDS encoding dual CXXC motif small (seleno)protein: MKYDMNSCSFSPAKETTMICESCGGELLASRGUGKVDLRCRVCGKHYELKEYADNIDDDFEERMANIPLNRL; this comes from the coding sequence ATGAAATATGATATGAACAGTTGCAGTTTCAGTCCTGCAAAAGAAACAACAATGATCTGTGAATCCTGTGGCGGGGAATTACTTGCTTCACGGGGTTGAGGAAAGGTTGATTTGCGCTGCAGGGTCTGCGGCAAGCATTATGAACTTAAGGAATATGCTGATAATATTGATGATGATTTTGAGGAGAGAATGGCAAACATACCGCTTAATAGGCTTTAG